A DNA window from Mucilaginibacter xinganensis contains the following coding sequences:
- a CDS encoding ABC transporter permease → MFKLKATILKDLRILRRDKVGMSLMFVMPIMLVIIVTSIQNSTFQLVNKNRLSIVINNNDTGQASKQLITAINKIGLFKVSQVSGDQSEKLMTEVMHQKDAVLGVIIPGNFSVKVAAKSKSVAGKALTSFGLQGDTAKNVGDVDPLTIYYNPILQESIRFSVQGAIRSALQLVESRETLRSLYFSINEKPLPQSLENEMLSNKTAINEIPVSKDGTRSTPNATQHNVPAWTIFAMFFIIMSLGGSVVREKVSGSFIRLKTLPTNYLVGLLSKQITYLVVTMLQAAVIFSIGIWLFPFFGLPALNLPADILAVVIVTIVCGWCAVSYAICVGVFANTQEQANGFGAVSIVILASIGGLMVPSFAMQGFFKSAADISPMHWCLQAYYTLFLEGGKLKDVVNNIIPLFIITLLLQAVTFIALKRKNLI, encoded by the coding sequence ATGTTTAAACTAAAAGCCACTATATTAAAAGATCTGAGGATCCTGCGGCGCGACAAAGTGGGTATGTCGCTGATGTTTGTTATGCCAATAATGCTCGTAATTATTGTTACCAGTATTCAAAACAGCACATTTCAGTTAGTTAATAAAAACAGGTTGTCCATTGTTATTAATAACAACGACACCGGGCAGGCAAGTAAGCAACTGATAACGGCTATTAACAAAATAGGGTTATTTAAAGTTTCACAGGTATCAGGCGACCAAAGTGAAAAGCTAATGACGGAGGTGATGCATCAAAAAGATGCCGTACTGGGGGTAATTATACCGGGCAATTTTTCAGTAAAAGTTGCGGCAAAATCAAAAAGTGTGGCAGGTAAAGCTTTAACCAGCTTTGGCTTGCAGGGCGACACCGCAAAGAACGTTGGCGATGTTGACCCGCTTACTATTTACTACAACCCCATTTTACAGGAATCTATAAGATTCTCTGTGCAGGGTGCTATCCGAAGTGCTTTGCAGCTGGTGGAAAGCCGTGAAACTTTACGGAGCCTCTATTTTTCAATTAATGAAAAACCGCTGCCTCAGAGCCTCGAAAACGAGATGCTAAGCAATAAAACAGCTATCAATGAGATTCCGGTAAGTAAAGATGGTACCCGCAGCACACCCAACGCAACCCAACACAATGTACCGGCATGGACAATTTTTGCTATGTTTTTTATTATCATGTCGTTAGGCGGGAGCGTGGTGAGGGAAAAAGTAAGCGGTAGTTTTATCCGACTTAAAACACTGCCTACCAATTATTTAGTGGGTTTACTTTCCAAGCAGATTACCTACCTGGTGGTTACCATGCTGCAGGCTGCGGTTATATTTTCAATCGGGATCTGGTTATTCCCATTTTTTGGTTTGCCGGCGCTTAATTTACCTGCTGACATCCTGGCCGTTGTTATTGTTACGATAGTTTGTGGCTGGTGTGCGGTTAGCTATGCTATTTGTGTAGGCGTATTTGCCAACACGCAGGAGCAGGCAAATGGTTTTGGGGCGGTATCTATAGTTATACTTGCCAGCATTGGCGGCTTAATGGTGCCAAGCTTTGCTATGCAGGGATTTTTTAAATCGGCGGCTGATATCTCGCCCATGCATTGGTGCCTGCAAGCTTATTACACGCTATTTCTTGAGGGAGGAAAGCTCAAAGATGTTGTAAACAATATTATCCCTTTATTTATTATTACGCTATTACTACAAGCAGTAACCTTTATTGCTTTAAAACGAAAGAATTTAATATAA
- a CDS encoding ABC transporter ATP-binding protein, which yields MAVTLPLALDVEHMGFRYPGNSEVSFSNLNLKITKGERFGLFGPNGAGKTTLISLMTGLLTADEGHIKLLGHEVGKQNSEVNKLFGFVPQDFSFYQELSPVENLEFFGAWSGLDKPTIKQRTDELLTILGLDDVRNKQVERFSGGMKRRVNLAIGVIHKPQVIFLDEPTVGVDVQTRHAIIDYLMELNKSGTTLVYTSHQLSEAEGLCEQVALIDGGKIIAQDNLDKLLKDHKQESLETMFLNLTGKDIRN from the coding sequence ATGGCAGTAACACTACCGTTGGCCCTGGACGTGGAGCACATGGGGTTCAGGTATCCCGGAAACTCCGAAGTATCGTTTTCAAATCTCAATTTAAAAATAACCAAAGGTGAACGCTTTGGCTTATTCGGGCCAAATGGTGCAGGAAAAACTACTTTGATAAGTTTGATGACAGGATTGCTTACCGCAGATGAAGGACATATTAAACTTTTAGGGCACGAGGTAGGCAAACAAAATAGTGAGGTGAATAAATTGTTTGGGTTTGTTCCGCAGGACTTTTCTTTTTACCAGGAGCTGAGTCCTGTTGAAAACCTTGAGTTTTTTGGCGCCTGGAGCGGGCTGGACAAACCGACAATTAAGCAGAGAACAGATGAGCTTTTAACCATTTTGGGGTTGGATGATGTGCGCAATAAACAAGTGGAGAGATTTTCGGGAGGGATGAAACGCCGCGTAAATCTTGCTATAGGCGTTATTCATAAACCACAAGTAATATTTTTAGATGAACCCACCGTAGGCGTTGATGTACAAACCCGCCATGCTATAATTGATTACCTGATGGAATTAAATAAGAGTGGTACCACGCTGGTTTATACATCGCACCAGTTAAGCGAAGCAGAGGGGCTATGCGAACAGGTAGCATTGATTGATGGCGGGAAAATAATTGCACAGGACAACCTGGATAAATTATTAAAAGACCATAAACAGGAAAGCCTGGAAACAATGTTTTTGAACTTAACAGGAAAGGATATCAGGAACTGA
- a CDS encoding PAS domain S-box protein, with the protein MNQMLKILLLEDIVTDAELVGVELRRANILFDLQVVDKRQDYIDAIGEYAPDVILSDHSLPSFNSLEALTILKESGLNVPFILVTGTASEEFAVNIMKAGAADYIFKDRLQRLPNAVLNAIEKFELQAESERAFRELSLLFNTIDEVFFSRDMINSKLLQISPACEKILGYHSSELLVNPELWNQIIYPPDRHIWEENYERLRDFETVICQYRITRKDQQVRWLESKIIPERNAEATLYKIYGVTRDITARKNDEEVIERNHQQLLEASATQTAILNALPPNIVLLNENGKIITVNESWRKFAILNNLGLPNYGIGYNYLAISENAIGIDKKQGPVIAKGIKDVLKGKKNEFSLEYECHSPSQKKYFQLIVAPIKDHTLKGVVVLHIDITDRKQAELSLLRSEDNLRSVFENTDLGVVLFDDDLKIVSANTNAHDLALTNFGKKIKTGSTAFNYFPKARKSFIEGVIERVNNNETVFYETVYEIKDGSKEWFDVKWAGLDNKKMETSGIILTLRNITEKKNAEIEREKITAELIRRNQDLEQFTYIISHNLRSHVANIKGLSGLLNCFEYEDAECSETMMALTNSVNNLDKVIIDLNQILQTGKQVNDKNEWVSLPSICEEIKSELQSVIVGNNATINCDFSIVNQLFTLKGYLYSIFQNLIVNSIKYRKLESYPVININSELKGDKAIIRFKDNGKGIDLSRHGEQLFGLYKRFDHTVEGKGMGLFMVKMQVESIGGTISVKSELGRGTEFKIELLTGPDNGDLKVADPSEAFNI; encoded by the coding sequence ATGAACCAGATGTTGAAGATTTTACTGTTGGAGGATATTGTCACAGATGCAGAATTAGTGGGTGTTGAGCTTAGAAGAGCTAATATATTATTTGATTTACAGGTAGTTGATAAAAGGCAAGATTATATAGATGCAATTGGTGAATACGCCCCTGATGTTATTTTATCAGACCACTCGCTGCCTTCTTTTAATTCATTGGAAGCGTTAACAATTTTGAAAGAAAGTGGTTTGAATGTTCCTTTTATACTGGTTACGGGGACCGCATCTGAAGAGTTTGCAGTAAATATAATGAAAGCCGGTGCTGCTGATTATATATTTAAAGACAGGTTGCAGCGTTTGCCGAATGCAGTATTAAATGCAATTGAAAAGTTTGAGTTACAGGCCGAAAGTGAGCGTGCATTCAGGGAGTTAAGCTTGTTATTTAACACGATTGATGAGGTGTTCTTTTCGAGGGACATGATCAATTCAAAGTTGTTGCAAATCTCGCCGGCATGTGAGAAAATATTAGGTTATCATTCATCCGAACTTTTGGTAAACCCGGAATTGTGGAACCAAATCATCTATCCCCCGGATAGGCATATTTGGGAAGAAAATTATGAGCGGCTACGGGATTTTGAAACGGTAATTTGCCAGTACCGGATAACGCGTAAAGACCAACAGGTACGTTGGCTGGAAAGTAAAATAATCCCGGAGCGAAACGCTGAAGCCACTCTTTATAAAATTTACGGTGTAACCCGTGATATCACCGCGCGAAAGAATGATGAAGAAGTAATTGAACGTAATCATCAGCAATTACTCGAAGCATCGGCCACACAGACAGCTATATTAAATGCGCTACCGCCTAATATCGTTTTACTTAATGAAAATGGAAAGATTATTACAGTAAATGAGTCATGGCGGAAGTTCGCAATCTTAAATAATTTGGGATTGCCAAATTACGGCATAGGGTACAACTATTTGGCTATTTCGGAGAATGCAATAGGTATTGATAAAAAACAGGGGCCTGTTATTGCAAAAGGAATCAAAGATGTTTTGAAGGGGAAAAAGAATGAGTTTTCATTAGAATATGAGTGTCATTCACCAAGCCAAAAAAAGTATTTCCAGTTGATCGTTGCACCTATAAAGGATCATACTTTAAAGGGCGTTGTCGTTTTACATATTGATATCACAGATCGTAAACAGGCTGAATTGTCTTTGCTTAGATCAGAAGATAACCTGAGGTCGGTTTTTGAGAATACCGACCTTGGCGTAGTACTGTTTGATGATGATTTGAAAATAGTGTCGGCAAATACAAATGCCCACGATTTGGCCTTAACAAACTTCGGAAAAAAAATAAAAACAGGTAGCACGGCATTTAACTACTTTCCAAAAGCTCGCAAATCATTTATTGAAGGGGTGATTGAGCGCGTTAATAATAATGAAACGGTTTTTTATGAAACTGTTTATGAGATAAAAGATGGCAGCAAGGAATGGTTTGATGTGAAATGGGCGGGCCTGGATAATAAGAAAATGGAAACCAGTGGGATCATTTTAACACTAAGGAATATTACGGAAAAGAAAAATGCGGAGATAGAGCGTGAAAAAATTACTGCTGAGTTAATACGGCGTAATCAGGATTTGGAACAGTTTACCTATATTATTTCACACAACTTAAGGTCGCATGTTGCCAATATTAAAGGATTATCGGGCTTGCTCAATTGCTTTGAATATGAGGATGCAGAGTGTAGTGAAACGATGATGGCCCTTACCAATTCAGTAAATAATCTTGACAAAGTTATTATTGATCTTAACCAGATTTTACAGACGGGTAAACAGGTAAATGATAAAAACGAATGGGTGTCATTACCTTCAATTTGCGAAGAAATTAAATCAGAGCTTCAATCAGTTATCGTCGGTAACAATGCCACCATAAACTGTGATTTCTCAATTGTTAATCAATTATTTACATTGAAAGGTTATCTGTATAGCATTTTTCAGAATTTGATAGTGAATAGTATAAAATATAGAAAACTTGAAAGTTACCCTGTAATTAATATAAATTCTGAATTAAAAGGAGATAAGGCAATTATTCGTTTTAAAGATAATGGAAAGGGTATTGACCTTTCAAGGCATGGAGAGCAACTATTTGGGTTGTATAAACGATTTGATCATACAGTTGAAGGAAAAGGAATGGGATTGTTTATGGTTAAAATGCAGGTTGAAAGTATAGGGGGGACAATTAGCGTTAAAAGCGAGTTAGGTAGGGGAACCGAATTTAAAATAGAACTTTTGACCGGACCCGATAACGGGGATTTGAAGGTTGCTGACCCATCCGAAGCGTTTAATATATAG
- a CDS encoding beta-ketoacyl-ACP synthase III, with the protein MSDTKVYINHTAAFFPNEPVSNDEMEQYLGYIDNRPSKSKKIVLRNNGIVNRYYALTKDRKSTHTNAQMTAEAVRALFDNDPEKMKGLELLSCGTSSPDQMMPSHGVMTHGWIPEIGGVEVVSPSGVCCAGMHALKYAYLAIKSGEVKKAVATGSERFSGLLVSEVFEEEAQKLKDMEENPFIAFQKDFLRWMLSDGASAFLLTDKPNEEGLSLRIEWIEGVSYANEMATCMYMGGDKQEDGTLKGFMDYSPEEIMTKSIFSVKQDISLLSDNIVPLGGRKIKEIFEKKGLGVDDIDYFLPHISSNFFKSKIYDMIEEYGGGIPYEKWFINLYTVGNVGAASIYLMINELFNSGRLKKGEKILLLVPESARFSYMYAMLTVC; encoded by the coding sequence ATGTCTGATACTAAAGTTTATATCAATCATACCGCAGCATTTTTTCCAAATGAGCCTGTTTCTAACGATGAAATGGAGCAATACCTGGGGTATATTGACAATAGGCCATCTAAATCAAAAAAGATCGTACTTCGCAACAACGGGATCGTTAACAGGTATTACGCTTTAACTAAAGACCGTAAATCAACACATACCAATGCACAGATGACAGCAGAAGCGGTAAGGGCTTTGTTTGATAATGATCCGGAAAAAATGAAGGGATTAGAGTTGCTTTCGTGCGGCACTTCATCGCCCGACCAAATGATGCCAAGCCATGGTGTAATGACACATGGGTGGATTCCTGAAATTGGAGGGGTAGAGGTGGTTTCACCGTCGGGTGTTTGCTGCGCCGGCATGCACGCGCTTAAATATGCTTACCTGGCTATCAAATCAGGAGAGGTGAAAAAAGCTGTAGCTACAGGTTCCGAAAGATTTTCGGGCTTGCTGGTTTCTGAGGTTTTTGAGGAAGAAGCACAAAAGCTGAAAGACATGGAAGAGAACCCTTTCATTGCTTTTCAAAAGGATTTTTTACGCTGGATGTTGTCTGACGGTGCATCGGCTTTTTTATTAACCGATAAGCCAAATGAAGAAGGGCTATCGCTTCGCATAGAGTGGATTGAGGGGGTTAGTTATGCCAATGAAATGGCTACCTGTATGTATATGGGGGGTGATAAACAGGAAGATGGCACCTTAAAAGGCTTTATGGATTATTCGCCCGAAGAGATCATGACCAAATCAATCTTCAGTGTAAAACAGGATATTAGTTTATTAAGCGATAATATAGTGCCGCTTGGGGGAAGAAAGATAAAAGAGATCTTTGAAAAGAAAGGGCTTGGCGTTGATGATATAGACTACTTTTTACCACATATCAGCAGCAATTTCTTTAAGAGTAAGATCTATGATATGATTGAGGAATACGGTGGCGGTATCCCGTACGAAAAATGGTTTATAAATCTTTATACGGTAGGCAACGTGGGGGCAGCATCAATTTACCTGATGATAAATGAGTTGTTTAATAGTGGGAGGTTGAAAAAAGGTGAAAAAATACTATTGCTGGTTCCGGAAAGCGCGCGTTTTTCGTATATGTATGCAATGCTTACCGTTTGCTAA
- a CDS encoding beta-ketoacyl-[acyl-carrier-protein] synthase family protein — protein MSKRVVVTGMGVVAPNGIGIPAFLHAIQNGISGIKFMPRYQELNFSCQVAGMPAFNWESLKNYISEVTYHGLKGTNIGYGLAAAMDAWADSGMGYETDEPRWETGCIFGNSIADTEAMKNVISRVDNKEAKKLGSRVVEQAMNSGVTSYIAGRLGLGNKVITNSAACATGTQAILMGYEYVKHGYAKRMLVGSAEHVDTYVYGAFDSMRVLSRKFNDHPEKASRPMSITAGGFVPGSGAGALVLEDLDFALERGAHIYAEVLGGSTNSGGQRQGGTMTAANVTGVKRCIDEAMVNSKITADQIDLISGHLTATNADRQEIQTWSRALDRTGDNFPLTNSLKSMIGHSLSAAGSIETVASILQIVHGFVHPNINFEDPNPEITNLVSLDKLPVKMIKKEVNIVAKANFGFGDVNACLILSKYEK, from the coding sequence ATGAGTAAGCGTGTTGTGGTTACGGGAATGGGCGTTGTTGCGCCAAACGGTATTGGAATCCCGGCTTTTTTACATGCGATCCAAAATGGCATTTCGGGCATAAAATTCATGCCACGTTACCAAGAGCTTAATTTTAGCTGCCAGGTTGCAGGTATGCCAGCTTTTAACTGGGAAAGCTTAAAAAACTATATTTCAGAAGTAACCTATCATGGCTTAAAAGGGACTAATATTGGTTATGGCCTTGCCGCAGCCATGGATGCATGGGCAGATTCAGGAATGGGTTACGAAACGGACGAACCGCGCTGGGAAACAGGTTGCATATTTGGCAACAGTATTGCCGATACCGAGGCCATGAAAAATGTGATCAGCAGAGTTGATAATAAAGAAGCGAAAAAATTGGGTTCACGTGTGGTTGAACAGGCCATGAACAGCGGCGTTACATCATACATTGCGGGCCGGTTAGGCCTTGGCAACAAAGTTATCACCAATTCAGCCGCTTGTGCTACCGGAACACAAGCTATTTTAATGGGTTATGAGTACGTAAAGCATGGCTACGCTAAGCGTATGCTGGTTGGCAGTGCCGAACATGTTGACACCTACGTTTATGGTGCTTTTGATTCTATGCGGGTATTATCCCGTAAGTTCAATGACCATCCCGAAAAAGCATCAAGGCCGATGAGCATAACCGCAGGCGGTTTTGTACCTGGTTCGGGAGCGGGAGCACTGGTGCTGGAAGATTTAGATTTTGCCCTTGAACGTGGTGCGCATATTTATGCGGAAGTTTTGGGTGGCTCAACCAATTCGGGCGGGCAACGGCAAGGTGGAACCATGACTGCTGCCAATGTAACCGGCGTTAAACGCTGTATTGATGAAGCAATGGTTAATTCAAAAATAACGGCTGATCAAATTGATCTGATCAGCGGTCACTTAACCGCCACCAATGCCGACAGGCAGGAGATTCAAACCTGGAGCCGGGCTCTTGACCGAACAGGGGATAATTTTCCGCTTACCAATTCATTAAAATCAATGATTGGGCATTCCCTTAGTGCTGCCGGCTCAATTGAAACTGTGGCATCGATATTGCAGATAGTACATGGGTTTGTACATCCTAATATCAATTTTGAAGATCCAAACCCCGAAATAACAAACCTGGTAAGTTTAGATAAACTACCTGTAAAAATGATAAAAAAAGAAGTTAACATTGTAGCAAAAGCAAACTTCGGTTTTGGCGATGTTAATGCCTGTTTAATACTAAGTAAATACGAAAAATAA
- a CDS encoding holo-ACP synthase — MSAGNDVVSVKAINITRSNQYKFYSKILSPSENPLYNEFGLAGISFENFVWLLWSIKESAYKFLQRDQPSLIFTPIKFVVKELRLPVDYAVENFTGVFIEAKGFEKCPCIKGQITIGPHTLYTSSLLYNEVISTVVNNLQSFQKVHWGIKLISNSEPESQSNEVRLFLLNKLKQLYKNVNFKVAKNEQGCPILLKDSIDSGVPISLSHHEHFVAYSFQI; from the coding sequence ATGAGTGCGGGTAACGATGTTGTATCAGTAAAAGCAATAAACATTACCCGTTCCAATCAATATAAATTTTACTCCAAAATACTTTCTCCATCAGAAAATCCCCTGTATAACGAGTTTGGTTTAGCCGGAATATCCTTTGAAAATTTTGTGTGGCTGCTGTGGTCGATAAAAGAGTCTGCTTATAAATTCCTGCAACGAGATCAGCCAAGCCTCATTTTTACACCCATAAAGTTTGTGGTTAAAGAATTACGACTGCCCGTTGATTATGCTGTAGAAAACTTTACCGGAGTATTTATTGAAGCAAAAGGGTTTGAAAAGTGCCCCTGTATAAAGGGACAAATTACCATAGGTCCCCATACGCTTTACACAAGCTCATTACTGTATAATGAAGTGATCAGCACAGTTGTCAACAACCTGCAAAGCTTTCAAAAAGTGCATTGGGGTATAAAATTGATCAGCAATTCCGAACCTGAGAGCCAATCGAACGAGGTAAGGCTGTTTTTGCTTAATAAGTTAAAACAGCTTTACAAAAACGTCAATTTCAAAGTAGCAAAAAATGAGCAGGGCTGCCCTATCCTGTTAAAAGATTCTATTGATTCAGGCGTCCCAATTTCACTATCTCACCATGAACATTTCGTAGCCTATTCTTTTCAAATATAG
- a CDS encoding BtrH N-terminal domain-containing protein — protein MEIDFEHRQAAHCESGVTTNLLWNASGGKITEPLAFGIGAGLFFAYIPFIKVNNGPAIAFRTMPGHIFSRTCKSLNIPVVRQKFSSKEKAQLFLDECLDKRKPVGCQVGVYYLPYFPKEYRFHFNAHNLVVYGKEGDNYLVSDPIMEGTNVLSSYELERVRFAKGALSPKGHIYYPGQVSAISDEQIKQAIKSGIKKNVFNMLHIPGSFAGVSGIKNTGNKIKKWRDKLGLEKSGLYLAQMVRMQEEIGTGGGGFRYIYGAFLQESDIYLPGNQLGEISGIFTKAGDMWRTAAVHAAGIYKGRLGSQNDFNIMGDYLLEIAAVEKAAFETLKKIKWQ, from the coding sequence ATGGAGATTGATTTTGAACATCGTCAGGCGGCACATTGTGAATCGGGTGTAACCACCAACTTATTATGGAATGCATCTGGCGGTAAAATAACCGAGCCGCTTGCGTTTGGGATAGGAGCAGGCTTGTTTTTTGCCTATATCCCGTTTATAAAGGTTAATAATGGCCCTGCTATTGCTTTCCGCACTATGCCGGGGCATATATTCAGCCGTACCTGCAAATCATTAAATATACCAGTTGTAAGACAGAAATTTAGCTCGAAGGAGAAAGCCCAATTATTTTTAGATGAATGCCTCGATAAAAGGAAACCGGTTGGGTGCCAGGTAGGGGTTTATTACCTGCCTTATTTCCCGAAAGAATACCGTTTTCACTTTAATGCCCATAACCTGGTAGTTTACGGAAAAGAGGGGGACAATTATTTGGTAAGTGACCCCATAATGGAGGGTACAAACGTTTTAAGTAGTTATGAACTTGAACGGGTGCGGTTTGCAAAAGGAGCGCTCTCGCCTAAGGGCCATATTTATTATCCGGGACAGGTTAGTGCTATTTCTGATGAGCAGATAAAGCAGGCCATTAAAAGCGGAATTAAAAAGAATGTTTTTAACATGTTGCATATTCCGGGCAGCTTTGCAGGCGTCAGCGGAATCAAAAACACCGGTAATAAGATAAAAAAGTGGCGTGATAAGCTTGGGCTGGAAAAATCAGGACTGTACCTGGCGCAAATGGTGCGGATGCAGGAAGAAATAGGTACCGGTGGGGGCGGCTTCCGTTACATATACGGCGCTTTTTTACAGGAGTCGGATATTTACCTGCCGGGAAACCAATTGGGCGAAATTTCCGGCATATTCACTAAAGCGGGTGATATGTGGCGTACAGCAGCCGTACATGCAGCCGGAATTTATAAAGGAAGGCTCGGCAGCCAGAACGATTTTAATATTATGGGCGATTACCTGCTTGAAATTGCTGCGGTAGAAAAAGCCGCATTTGAAACTTTAAAGAAAATAAAATGGCAGTAA
- a CDS encoding acyl carrier protein, giving the protein MTRPEILSELKKVISPYTTNKEMLASIDDHTDLIKDLKINSANLVDIIIDAEAKYDIEIDYDSADKMVNVGTCIDVISEKLNQKA; this is encoded by the coding sequence ATGACAAGACCAGAAATTTTAAGTGAGCTCAAAAAAGTTATTTCTCCTTATACTACCAACAAAGAAATGCTTGCAAGTATTGATGACCATACTGATCTCATAAAAGATTTAAAAATCAATTCCGCAAATCTTGTAGATATAATTATAGATGCAGAGGCTAAATATGATATTGAAATTGACTATGACTCCGCGGATAAAATGGTAAACGTTGGTACCTGCATTGATGTAATTAGCGAAAAACTCAACCAAAAAGCATAA
- a CDS encoding SDR family oxidoreductase: protein MDKNLQFKDLWAVILGGSSGFGYAAVERLALHGMNIAVIYRENKSSDKALKESLAKIEAANTGKILPFNINALDADARASFINNFAAFAGKKSVKVLLHSIARGNLKPLTIKNNVEDGEYNTLSIEDIQLTTYAMSNSLLDWTRSLLKADLFNTDGRIIGLTSEGAHKYWDSYAAVSIAKASLESLAKYMAVEFSTYGLKTNVIQAGVTETASLKMIPGSEKLLEIGVKRNPLGRLTKPEDVAGVIYLLCTDESFWINGSIIHVDGGEHCL, encoded by the coding sequence ATGGATAAAAATTTACAATTTAAAGATTTATGGGCGGTTATACTTGGCGGATCGAGCGGATTTGGCTACGCAGCTGTTGAAAGGCTTGCCCTGCATGGGATGAACATAGCAGTAATTTATCGCGAAAATAAATCGTCAGATAAGGCCCTTAAAGAATCCCTGGCAAAAATTGAAGCAGCAAACACAGGGAAAATATTACCGTTCAACATCAACGCACTTGACGCCGATGCGAGAGCTTCCTTTATAAATAACTTCGCAGCTTTTGCTGGGAAAAAAAGTGTTAAGGTTTTGCTTCACAGCATAGCACGGGGCAACTTAAAACCCTTAACCATCAAAAATAATGTAGAAGATGGTGAATATAACACACTTTCGATAGAAGACATACAACTTACTACCTATGCTATGTCAAACAGCCTGCTCGACTGGACAAGATCGCTGCTAAAAGCTGATCTTTTTAATACCGACGGAAGGATAATTGGCCTTACAAGTGAAGGTGCTCATAAATATTGGGATAGCTACGCGGCGGTATCCATTGCCAAGGCTTCGCTGGAAAGCCTGGCAAAATACATGGCTGTTGAATTCAGTACCTATGGCTTAAAAACCAACGTAATACAAGCCGGCGTAACCGAAACCGCTTCCTTAAAAATGATCCCCGGAAGTGAAAAATTACTGGAAATAGGTGTAAAAAGAAACCCTTTAGGGAGATTGACAAAACCAGAAGACGTCGCCGGTGTTATCTACCTGCTATGTACAGATGAGTCTTTTTGGATAAATGGCTCAATTATTCATGTAGATGGCGGAGAACACTGCCTGTAA
- a CDS encoding response regulator has product MNKKMNGNEIEILLVEDNVHDAELTIRSLKKVNLANKLIHVRDGAEALDFIFAKGDFAGRNILNRPKVVLLDIKMPKVDGIEVLRQIKSNETTKTIPVVMMTSSKEEQDMISSYNLGVNSYVVKPVDFEGFVKAVCELGLYWLITNQQIQ; this is encoded by the coding sequence ATGAATAAGAAAATGAACGGGAATGAAATTGAAATATTATTGGTTGAGGACAATGTTCATGATGCCGAACTCACCATTCGGTCATTAAAAAAAGTTAACCTTGCCAATAAATTGATCCATGTAAGAGATGGAGCAGAGGCGCTGGATTTTATATTTGCTAAAGGTGATTTTGCTGGCAGAAACATATTGAACAGGCCTAAAGTGGTATTATTGGATATAAAAATGCCTAAGGTTGATGGTATTGAGGTTTTACGACAAATAAAATCGAATGAAACTACCAAAACTATCCCGGTTGTAATGATGACCTCATCAAAAGAAGAGCAGGACATGATATCAAGTTATAATTTGGGGGTTAATAGCTATGTGGTAAAACCCGTTGATTTTGAAGGTTTTGTAAAAGCTGTTTGCGAGCTTGGACTATATTGGCTGATAACTAATCAGCAAATACAATAA
- a CDS encoding 3-hydroxyacyl-ACP dehydratase FabZ family protein, translated as MNNHILNHLPYKSSFRFVDNISLLNENEVKGEYTLKQDSFFYEDHFAGNPVTPGVIITEIMAQIGLVVLGIFLILKETDLNFNDDDSLFPLLTSTDVSFFKMVLPGQKVTVVSKKQYFRFGKLKCYVEMTDSGNEIVASGMFSGIIKNIDLKK; from the coding sequence ATGAATAATCATATATTAAACCATTTACCATATAAATCGTCTTTCCGTTTTGTAGATAACATATCGTTACTTAATGAAAATGAAGTAAAAGGGGAATACACGTTAAAGCAGGACTCTTTTTTTTACGAAGATCACTTTGCCGGCAACCCTGTGACACCGGGCGTTATTATCACAGAAATTATGGCACAGATAGGACTGGTAGTTTTAGGGATATTTTTGATATTAAAAGAAACCGATTTGAATTTTAATGATGATGATTCGTTATTTCCGTTGCTAACATCAACCGACGTATCGTTTTTCAAAATGGTGCTGCCCGGACAAAAAGTTACCGTAGTTTCAAAAAAACAATATTTTCGTTTCGGGAAGCTGAAATGCTATGTTGAAATGACCGACAGTGGAAATGAGATTGTAGCAAGTGGAATGTTTTCAGGCATCATAAAAAATATTGATCTTAAAAAATGA